One genomic window of Tenacibaculum tangerinum includes the following:
- a CDS encoding aspartyl protease family protein has product MKHKVILLIVLISSHIYSQNIDLNIGKVTSKKYYEEIGFEFIKDKIIIPVSIEGKEYKFILDTGAPNIISNEINNLISPELIQTIPVSDASGKKENLKVVSVKKLMLGNIEFINTATLVYDLNSNPIFKCFGIDGFIGSNMLRKSIIQIDSKKKILTITDSQKKLSLNKKESIKIKLIGNQSSPYIWINLKGLDNGKENVLIDTGMDGLYDVSKRNYQIFKEKEIFNVTGKSKGASSLSLFGDVPVNEHYELLLPSLKLVDTEFENVVTHTTNDNNSRIGAELLEYGIMTIDFKHKRFYFKSNSRKINLNDFGFGFTRTLKDEKLIIGFVWDQELKSKLSYGDEIIEINGKPVNICNLITKNIINKNDKTLKMKIKPKKGELFEISINKKTIANSGSK; this is encoded by the coding sequence ATGAAACATAAAGTAATACTATTAATAGTTCTTATATCGAGTCATATTTATTCACAGAATATTGACTTGAATATTGGAAAAGTAACATCAAAAAAATATTATGAAGAAATCGGTTTTGAGTTTATAAAAGATAAAATAATTATCCCTGTATCTATCGAAGGAAAAGAATATAAATTTATTCTTGATACCGGTGCTCCAAATATTATTTCAAACGAAATAAACAATTTAATAAGCCCTGAGCTAATTCAAACAATACCAGTTTCCGATGCGAGTGGTAAGAAGGAAAATTTAAAAGTTGTATCTGTAAAAAAATTAATGCTTGGTAATATTGAGTTTATTAACACCGCAACTTTAGTTTATGATTTAAACTCAAATCCAATTTTTAAGTGTTTTGGTATAGATGGTTTTATTGGTAGTAATATGCTTAGAAAATCAATTATTCAAATTGACAGCAAGAAAAAAATATTAACCATTACAGATAGTCAGAAAAAGTTATCTCTAAATAAAAAAGAATCCATTAAAATTAAACTTATAGGAAATCAAAGTAGTCCTTATATCTGGATAAATTTAAAAGGGTTAGATAATGGCAAAGAAAATGTGTTAATAGATACTGGAATGGATGGACTCTATGATGTCTCTAAAAGAAATTATCAAATATTTAAAGAAAAAGAAATATTTAATGTTACTGGAAAAAGCAAAGGAGCTTCCTCTTTGAGTCTTTTTGGAGATGTTCCTGTCAATGAACATTATGAATTGTTGTTACCTTCTCTAAAACTAGTAGACACAGAATTTGAAAATGTAGTTACTCATACTACCAATGACAATAATTCTAGAATTGGTGCAGAACTACTCGAATATGGAATAATGACGATCGACTTTAAACATAAAAGATTTTATTTTAAATCAAATTCTCGTAAAATAAATCTAAATGATTTTGGATTTGGATTTACTAGAACTCTGAAAGACGAAAAACTGATAATTGGCTTTGTATGGGACCAAGAATTGAAAAGCAAATTATCTTATGGAGATGAAATCATAGAAATTAATGGTAAACCTGTAAATATCTGTAATTTAATAACTAAAAATATAATCAATAAAAATGATAAGACTCTAAAAATGAAAATTAAGCCTAAAAAAGGAGAACTATTTGAAATTAGTATAAATAAAAAGACTATCGCCAATAGTGGTTCTAAGTAA
- a CDS encoding nuclear transport factor 2 family protein, producing MKKLIYLSSVLFILISCNHKKENQIIKADLIPEEQQSELFKAIATMDSLYFSAQNVCDLEKYAYYLSDDFEFFHDKAGLTASKEEEMKDMSIFCGEEQRNRQPLRRELSEGTLKVYPIDNYGALEFCDHVFYLQINDGTEKVVGSGKLTALWKKENNEWKLARVISYDHQHLAEVELTSEILDQYVGDYILPDRIVNIKKEGKLLRATDVNDGKPGWNTLLFPESENTFYFNYENVVYKFIKSGIKIKTLNIYENGKLIEEAKRK from the coding sequence ATGAAAAAGCTAATTTATTTAAGTTCCGTTCTGTTTATATTAATTTCTTGTAATCATAAAAAAGAAAACCAAATAATAAAAGCAGACCTTATACCTGAAGAACAACAAAGCGAGCTATTTAAAGCAATAGCAACAATGGATAGTTTATATTTTTCGGCTCAAAACGTCTGTGATTTAGAAAAATACGCTTACTATTTGTCGGATGATTTTGAGTTTTTTCATGATAAAGCAGGATTAACTGCATCTAAGGAAGAGGAAATGAAAGATATGTCTATTTTTTGTGGAGAAGAACAAAGGAATAGGCAACCTCTTAGAAGGGAGTTAAGTGAAGGTACGCTCAAGGTTTATCCGATTGATAATTACGGAGCTCTTGAGTTTTGTGATCATGTTTTTTACCTGCAAATCAATGATGGGACAGAAAAAGTTGTAGGTTCTGGTAAATTGACTGCATTATGGAAAAAAGAAAACAATGAATGGAAATTAGCACGTGTAATAAGTTATGACCATCAGCATCTTGCCGAAGTTGAACTGACAAGTGAAATTCTGGATCAATATGTGGGTGATTATATTCTTCCTGATAGAATAGTAAATATTAAAAAAGAAGGAAAACTACTTAGAGCAACAGATGTTAATGATGGAAAACCAGGTTGGAATACGCTCCTATTTCCTGAATCAGAGAATACTTTCTACTTCAACTACGAGAATGTTGTGTACAAATTTATAAAATCTGGAATCAAAATTAAAACCTTGAATATATACGAGAACGGGAAACTCATCGAGGAAGCAAAAAGAAAATAA
- a CDS encoding GNAT family N-acetyltransferase, with amino-acid sequence MTVKNLSDISFETILECFLKAFENYFVELPRNEKYYKQRWKAAKVDFRYSYGMFEGEKMVGFILHALDKRKNKLIAFNTGTGVIPKYRGKRIVNSIYTYALKDLKEKNVELSVLEVITKNDIAIKLYEGIGFEKCKEYKCFKGEIQIDSTEEVILNEIALNDVDWNSLPNQGSYSWDNQKESILEGNYRFFQVIRKIEPESFFIINPEINYLAQFDLLKKENNGWARLFAGIMKISEYIKINNVDNRLKEKLGTLALVGLKNTVDQFEMELKMKRW; translated from the coding sequence ATGACTGTAAAAAATCTTTCTGACATATCGTTTGAAACTATTCTAGAGTGCTTCTTAAAAGCATTTGAAAACTATTTTGTCGAATTACCTCGTAACGAAAAATACTATAAACAACGATGGAAAGCGGCTAAGGTAGACTTTAGATATTCCTATGGCATGTTTGAAGGAGAAAAGATGGTTGGCTTCATACTCCATGCTCTTGACAAAAGAAAAAATAAGCTAATCGCATTCAATACGGGAACAGGAGTTATTCCTAAATACAGAGGGAAAAGAATAGTGAATTCTATTTACACCTATGCGTTAAAAGACTTAAAAGAAAAAAACGTTGAACTGAGTGTATTAGAAGTCATCACTAAAAATGACATCGCCATTAAATTATACGAAGGTATTGGATTCGAAAAATGTAAAGAATACAAATGCTTCAAAGGTGAAATTCAAATTGACTCGACTGAAGAAGTCATTTTAAATGAAATAGCCTTAAACGATGTTGATTGGAATAGTTTACCTAATCAAGGTTCATATTCTTGGGACAATCAAAAAGAATCTATTTTGGAAGGAAACTATCGATTTTTTCAAGTAATACGTAAAATTGAACCAGAGTCTTTTTTTATAATTAACCCTGAAATAAATTACTTGGCACAATTTGACTTGTTAAAAAAAGAGAATAATGGCTGGGCTAGACTTTTCGCAGGAATAATGAAAATTTCCGAGTACATTAAAATTAATAACGTTGATAATAGATTGAAAGAAAAGCTAGGTACACTAGCTTTAGTTGGATTAAAAAACACAGTTGATCAATTTGAAATGGAATTAAAAATGAAAAGATGGTAA
- a CDS encoding class I SAM-dependent methyltransferase: MSETRTKWQPELYNQKHSFVYHYGEALIKLLNPKQNERVLDVGCGSGQLTDKINNLSNEAIGIDKSAEMIADAKSKFPNIEFHVGDAENFAFEKKFDAIFSNATLHWVKNYRRAIQCMYDNLKPNGKIVVEFGGKGNVQTIVNQLRNSLKKRNYKEQSDLHLWYFPSIGEYSTALESAGFRVLLAEHYDRPTELADENTGIKDWISMFAESFFIGVSENHIAEIKCEVQEKIKKQCLINGKWFADYKRIRIVATKEKLNIIPSSV, from the coding sequence ATGAGCGAAACAAGAACAAAATGGCAACCTGAGCTTTACAATCAAAAGCACTCATTTGTTTATCATTATGGAGAGGCGCTGATAAAGTTGCTCAACCCAAAACAAAATGAACGTGTTTTGGATGTAGGTTGTGGCTCGGGACAGTTGACAGATAAAATAAACAACCTCTCAAATGAAGCCATTGGAATTGATAAATCTGCTGAAATGATTGCGGATGCCAAATCAAAATTCCCAAACATCGAATTTCATGTAGGAGATGCTGAAAACTTCGCATTCGAGAAAAAATTTGATGCTATTTTTTCAAACGCAACCCTTCACTGGGTAAAAAATTATAGGAGAGCCATACAATGTATGTATGATAATTTAAAACCAAATGGAAAAATTGTAGTGGAATTTGGAGGAAAAGGAAATGTACAGACTATTGTTAATCAGTTGAGAAACTCTTTAAAAAAAAGAAACTATAAAGAACAATCTGATTTGCACTTATGGTATTTTCCTTCAATCGGAGAGTATTCAACTGCACTCGAATCGGCTGGATTTAGGGTTCTTTTAGCTGAGCATTACGACAGACCCACTGAACTTGCAGATGAGAATACAGGAATAAAAGATTGGATTTCTATGTTTGCTGAAAGCTTTTTTATCGGGGTTTCAGAAAATCACATAGCGGAAATTAAATGTGAGGTACAGGAAAAAATTAAGAAACAATGTTTAATTAACGGAAAGTGGTTTGCTGATTATAAAAGAATTAGAATAGTTGCAACAAAAGAAAAACTGAACATTATACCATCGAGTGTGTAA
- a CDS encoding HisA/HisF-related TIM barrel protein produces the protein MTLNQNDDFYIAEKAFKSRLIVEITGFDQTMLTNLLNASQSEIVTHTQIQSLDKPKSKDGLHCENVPNHITYIPNTHGCKTADEAVALARLIRKAGLSDWIKLEVSPYNTHYMSDGVETLKAADILVKEGFKVLPYIHADPVLAKRLQEVGCSTVMPLGSPIGSGKGLITKEFIEMIIEEANVPVIVDAGIGKPSHATEAMQIGADAVIVHTAIIYAENPILQAQAFKTAVQAGRASFLAKGDYSKYKENNPKIST, from the coding sequence ATGACACTAAACCAAAATGATGATTTTTATATCGCCGAAAAGGCATTCAAATCAAGATTAATAGTCGAAATAACCGGATTTGATCAGACAATGCTCACCAATCTATTGAATGCGAGCCAATCCGAGATTGTCACCCACACACAAATACAGTCGCTCGATAAACCCAAAAGTAAAGATGGATTACATTGTGAAAATGTTCCTAATCACATTACATACATTCCCAATACCCATGGTTGCAAAACTGCCGATGAAGCTGTTGCATTGGCAAGATTAATACGAAAAGCAGGTTTGTCTGATTGGATTAAACTTGAAGTTTCCCCATATAATACTCATTACATGAGCGATGGTGTAGAAACCCTTAAAGCGGCCGATATTTTAGTAAAAGAGGGCTTTAAAGTACTTCCCTACATCCATGCCGACCCAGTATTGGCTAAAAGACTACAAGAGGTTGGTTGCTCAACAGTTATGCCACTGGGTTCACCTATTGGTTCAGGAAAAGGGCTTATAACCAAAGAATTTATTGAAATGATTATTGAAGAAGCGAACGTTCCTGTTATTGTTGATGCTGGTATTGGTAAACCCTCGCACGCTACTGAAGCCATGCAAATTGGTGCAGATGCAGTAATTGTGCATACCGCTATTATTTATGCGGAAAATCCAATATTACAGGCACAAGCTTTTAAAACTGCCGTTCAAGCGGGAAGAGCTTCTTTTTTAGCAAAGGGAGATTATTCAAAATACAAAGAAAACAATCCAAAAATCAGTACATAA
- a CDS encoding YqhA family protein — protein MKSILKILITIIVFFTFINALIFIVMGIMNIYKGISGLFNASQEVSYAALKILDSLDLFLVALVFIVFSSGIYNIFFPQNNNNAASTEKKHILHINSFSQLKVLLWQTILTTLVIHFVASIIHAHGKIDWYFLILPISILLLTVSLGLFQFKGNNKKGDGH, from the coding sequence ATGAAAAGCATACTAAAAATATTAATAACGATTATTGTCTTCTTCACATTTATCAATGCGTTAATTTTTATAGTAATGGGTATTATGAATATTTATAAGGGAATTTCAGGTCTTTTCAATGCTTCGCAAGAAGTTTCATATGCTGCACTGAAAATATTAGATTCATTAGATTTATTTTTGGTAGCTTTAGTTTTTATCGTCTTTTCCTCGGGCATTTATAATATATTTTTTCCTCAAAATAACAACAACGCAGCGTCTACTGAGAAAAAACATATTTTACATATTAATAGCTTTTCACAATTGAAGGTTTTACTATGGCAAACTATCTTAACGACTCTAGTAATTCATTTTGTTGCTAGCATTATACATGCACACGGAAAAATAGATTGGTATTTTTTAATACTACCCATTTCTATATTACTACTTACCGTGAGTCTCGGGTTATTTCAGTTTAAGGGAAATAACAAAAAAGGTGATGGGCACTAA
- a CDS encoding M14 family metallopeptidase, with translation MKNLVLSLLFVSATLTAQNIDLSYYLPKDVSYNQNIPTPKSVLGHEVGEWHVTHDKLVTYMKALADASDRVVLENRGTTYEGRPLLLLTITSANNHQNLEAIRKKHIEATNDASVVVMDSPIVVYQGFSIHGNEASGSNAALAAAYYLAAAEGPKIEKLLRNTIILFDPSLNPDGLQRFAYWANTNKASHINPDPNDREYHEVWPGGRTNHYWFDMNRDWLPVQLPESKARIETFHQWLPNILTDHHEMGTNSTFFFQPGIPNRTNPLTPKMNQELTKEIATYHAKAFDKIGSTYYSEESFDDFYYGKGSTFPDINGGIGILFEQGSSRGHAQESENGILTFPFAIRNQFTAALSTLEAAHNMRTKILQYQQDFYTNSRNSVTNKVIVFGDEKDAAKTNHLAAVLQRHHIKIHELKEDVTSNGTQFKKGYSYVVPMNQKNHRLVQAMFDVRTSFKDSLFYDVSAWTFNYAFGVDFADNVSLSKAGVEVAKIQPRQGTIQQKSSVGYLFPWNEYYTPKALNVILEKGLRAKVAMKKFANDGNSYDYGTIFIPAQNQKLNGSELFDFLGKVANENHIEIKGVSTGLNEGIDLGSRNFEAIKPQKVAMLVGRGITSYDAGEIWHLFDQRYDMKITKLDTDYASRINLETYTTIIIPNSRALDKNLVEKLKIWVRNGGVLIGYRNAVSWLSNKGFINLKFNKTKIDSVQNVSFENRSLQSGAQVIGGAIFEAKLDRSHPINFGYKNDKIALFRNTKQFIQPDAKSYNNPIQYTNSPLLSGYISKENLKALKNTVPFKVERLGSGRVIVFTDNTNFRGFWFGTNKLLMNAIFFGKLM, from the coding sequence ATGAAAAACTTAGTACTATCTCTACTATTTGTCAGCGCGACATTAACAGCTCAAAACATCGATTTGAGTTATTACTTGCCAAAAGATGTTTCTTACAATCAAAACATCCCTACACCAAAATCAGTTTTAGGGCATGAAGTGGGGGAGTGGCATGTAACACATGACAAGTTGGTAACATACATGAAAGCACTTGCTGATGCTTCAGATAGAGTGGTACTTGAAAACAGAGGAACAACCTATGAAGGGAGGCCTTTGCTGTTGCTAACCATTACTTCGGCTAACAATCATCAAAATTTAGAAGCTATACGAAAAAAACATATCGAAGCAACCAACGATGCTTCCGTTGTAGTAATGGATAGTCCGATAGTGGTGTATCAAGGATTTTCGATTCATGGTAATGAAGCAAGCGGTTCGAATGCAGCATTGGCAGCAGCATATTATTTAGCAGCTGCTGAAGGCCCAAAAATAGAGAAGTTATTGCGTAACACCATAATTTTGTTTGACCCTTCTCTAAACCCTGACGGATTGCAACGTTTTGCCTATTGGGCAAACACGAATAAAGCGAGTCATATAAATCCAGACCCGAACGATAGAGAATACCATGAGGTTTGGCCAGGAGGCAGAACCAACCATTATTGGTTTGATATGAATCGTGATTGGTTGCCTGTTCAATTACCAGAAAGCAAGGCAAGAATTGAAACTTTTCATCAATGGTTGCCTAATATTTTAACCGATCATCATGAAATGGGCACGAATTCCACCTTCTTTTTTCAACCAGGAATTCCCAACAGAACCAATCCGTTAACGCCAAAAATGAATCAAGAATTAACCAAAGAGATTGCTACTTATCACGCCAAGGCCTTCGATAAAATTGGTTCAACCTATTATTCAGAAGAAAGCTTCGATGATTTTTACTACGGAAAAGGCTCTACATTTCCAGATATTAATGGAGGTATCGGCATTTTGTTTGAACAAGGGAGTTCTCGTGGGCATGCTCAAGAGAGTGAAAATGGAATTTTAACGTTTCCGTTTGCCATCCGAAATCAGTTTACAGCGGCACTATCAACCCTAGAAGCTGCTCACAATATGCGAACAAAAATCTTACAGTATCAGCAAGATTTTTATACAAATTCTAGGAATTCGGTAACAAATAAAGTGATAGTGTTTGGTGATGAAAAAGATGCAGCAAAAACAAATCATTTGGCAGCGGTTTTACAACGTCATCACATAAAAATTCATGAGTTAAAAGAAGATGTGACATCAAACGGTACACAATTCAAAAAAGGCTATAGTTACGTAGTGCCGATGAATCAAAAAAATCACCGATTGGTACAAGCGATGTTTGACGTGCGAACTAGCTTTAAAGACAGCTTGTTTTACGATGTGTCTGCGTGGACATTCAACTATGCATTCGGAGTTGATTTTGCGGATAATGTATCGTTGTCTAAAGCAGGTGTTGAGGTTGCTAAAATACAACCTAGGCAAGGAACTATTCAACAAAAAAGTAGTGTAGGCTACTTATTTCCTTGGAATGAATACTACACTCCAAAAGCTTTAAATGTCATTTTAGAAAAAGGACTACGAGCAAAAGTAGCGATGAAAAAGTTTGCAAACGATGGTAATTCGTACGACTACGGAACTATCTTTATTCCAGCGCAAAATCAAAAGTTAAACGGAAGTGAATTATTCGATTTTTTAGGAAAAGTAGCCAATGAAAATCATATAGAAATTAAAGGGGTATCTACAGGACTGAATGAAGGAATTGATTTGGGAAGTAGAAATTTTGAAGCTATAAAGCCTCAAAAAGTAGCCATGTTGGTGGGTAGAGGAATCACAAGTTACGATGCTGGCGAAATTTGGCATTTGTTTGACCAGCGTTACGATATGAAAATTACAAAGCTAGATACGGATTATGCTTCGAGAATAAATCTCGAAACCTATACCACCATTATTATTCCGAATAGTCGCGCTCTAGATAAAAATTTAGTAGAGAAACTAAAAATATGGGTACGCAACGGTGGGGTGTTAATCGGATATCGAAATGCGGTGAGTTGGTTGTCTAACAAAGGATTTATCAACTTAAAGTTTAATAAGACAAAAATAGATTCTGTGCAAAATGTATCTTTTGAAAACCGTTCGTTGCAATCGGGAGCGCAAGTAATAGGAGGGGCTATTTTTGAAGCAAAACTCGATCGTTCTCACCCTATAAATTTCGGATATAAAAACGACAAAATAGCCTTGTTTAGAAATACAAAGCAGTTTATACAACCCGATGCGAAGAGTTATAACAATCCGATTCAGTATACGAACAGTCCTTTATTAAGTGGTTATATTTCAAAAGAAAACTTAAAAGCTTTAAAAAACACGGTTCCGTTTAAAGTTGAGCGATTGGGTAGTGGAAGGGTAATTGTTTTTACCGATAATACCAATTTTAGAGGATTTTGGTTTGGTACGAACAAGTTATTGATGAATGCTATTTTCTTTGGAAAGTTGATGTAG
- a CDS encoding thioredoxin family protein, which translates to MKIARILLMLVIVATAFAFTNTSSTGYKVGDEASDFSLKNIDDTMVSLADFPDAKGFIVVFTCNMCPYSVANEDRLIALDKKYKTKGYPVIAINPNDPEVSKGDSFEAMKVRAKEKGFTFPYLFDEGQRVYPKYGATKTPHVYILQKENEKLMVAYIGAIDDSSRNEATVKERFVENAVDALLQGEKPTKTDTRAIGCSIKYKKEG; encoded by the coding sequence ATGAAAATAGCTAGAATATTACTCATGTTAGTGATCGTTGCAACGGCTTTCGCATTTACCAACACTAGTTCTACAGGATATAAAGTAGGAGACGAGGCTTCAGATTTTTCTTTAAAAAACATCGATGATACCATGGTTTCTTTGGCTGACTTCCCAGATGCCAAAGGCTTTATTGTAGTATTCACCTGCAATATGTGTCCATACTCAGTAGCCAATGAAGATCGCTTAATTGCGTTGGATAAAAAATACAAAACAAAAGGATATCCAGTAATCGCTATCAATCCGAATGACCCTGAAGTGTCCAAAGGAGATAGTTTTGAAGCAATGAAAGTACGTGCTAAAGAAAAAGGATTTACTTTTCCTTATTTGTTTGACGAAGGCCAGCGAGTATATCCGAAATACGGAGCAACGAAAACGCCTCATGTATATATTCTACAGAAAGAAAACGAGAAACTAATGGTAGCTTATATCGGGGCTATTGACGATAGTTCGCGCAATGAAGCAACGGTAAAAGAACGTTTTGTAGAAAACGCAGTAGATGCTTTATTACAAGGAGAAAAACCAACGAAAACAGATACCAGAGCCATAGGGTGTTCGATTAAATATAAAAAAGAAGGATAG
- a CDS encoding TlpA family protein disulfide reductase: protein MFRSTFLLVALFTTLFSSVITKAQVTNTSNITTLNYEELKPFLHQNNDTTYVVNFWATWCLPCVKELPAFEKIQQAYKNKKVEVVLVNLDFAKQVETNLIPFIKKKKLQSKVLHFEDANEQFWIRDISEKWSGAIPATLIYNKQKRKFYERTFSYEELQNELQTFLN from the coding sequence ATGTTTAGAAGTACATTCCTGCTCGTAGCTCTATTTACCACTCTTTTCAGTAGTGTAATAACCAAGGCTCAGGTTACGAATACATCTAACATAACTACCTTAAATTACGAAGAGCTCAAACCATTTTTACATCAAAACAACGATACAACGTATGTAGTTAATTTCTGGGCTACTTGGTGCCTACCTTGTGTAAAGGAGTTACCAGCTTTTGAAAAAATTCAACAAGCATATAAAAACAAGAAAGTTGAGGTTGTTTTGGTAAATTTAGATTTTGCGAAGCAAGTAGAAACAAATTTGATTCCGTTTATAAAAAAGAAAAAGTTGCAATCTAAAGTGCTTCATTTTGAAGATGCTAACGAACAATTTTGGATTCGAGATATTTCAGAAAAATGGTCAGGAGCGATTCCGGCAACCTTAATTTACAACAAACAAAAGAGAAAGTTTTACGAACGAACTTTTAGCTATGAAGAACTACAAAACGAATTACAAACCTTTTTAAACTAA
- a CDS encoding S1/P1 nuclease, with amino-acid sequence MKTKFLIVLAALLVSVSSIANSEDVWGPTGHRTTGKIAEQHLTKRAKKKIEKLLQGESLAFVSTYADEIKSDRKKYGKFYTWHYVNMPLDARYEDTEKNPDGDMVTGITYCIKVLKDENSSIEDKRFYLKMLVHLVGDLHQPMHVGQKEDKGGNTIQVQWHGKGSNLHRVWDEDIIDKWDMSYVELACNAKDLSKEQINYIQQGTVVDWLHDTHKITKGVYSSVEVGENLRYRYSYVYFPVVREQLQKGGLRLAKLLNDIFS; translated from the coding sequence ATGAAGACAAAATTTTTAATAGTATTGGCCGCTTTATTGGTAAGTGTATCATCCATAGCTAACAGTGAAGATGTTTGGGGACCTACTGGTCATCGAACTACAGGTAAAATTGCAGAGCAACATTTAACAAAAAGAGCCAAAAAGAAAATAGAAAAGTTATTGCAAGGGGAGAGTTTAGCATTTGTATCTACTTATGCGGATGAAATAAAATCTGACAGAAAAAAATACGGAAAGTTTTATACGTGGCACTACGTGAATATGCCTTTAGATGCCCGTTACGAAGATACTGAGAAAAATCCTGATGGCGATATGGTAACAGGAATAACCTATTGTATAAAAGTATTGAAGGATGAAAATAGCTCAATCGAAGACAAGCGTTTTTACTTGAAAATGTTGGTGCACTTGGTGGGAGACTTACACCAACCGATGCATGTTGGACAAAAAGAAGACAAAGGAGGTAATACGATTCAGGTTCAGTGGCACGGAAAAGGTTCTAATTTGCACAGAGTTTGGGATGAGGATATCATTGATAAGTGGGACATGAGTTATGTAGAACTTGCTTGCAATGCCAAAGACCTGTCGAAAGAGCAAATCAACTATATTCAACAAGGTACGGTTGTAGACTGGCTGCACGACACGCACAAAATTACCAAAGGAGTGTACTCATCTGTTGAGGTAGGCGAGAATTTAAGATATCGATATTCGTATGTGTACTTTCCAGTAGTAAGAGAACAATTACAAAAAGGAGGATTGCGTTTGGCAAAATTACTCAATGATATCTTTAGTTAG
- a CDS encoding SPFH domain-containing protein, translating to MKAEKIIKPANGYVMFFIVLILFIGGIALAINTENPIFILITIIAFILSLGFILVNPNSSKVLLFFGKYVGTVKQNGLFWANPLYKKKTISLRASNFDSERLKVNDKLGNPVMISTILVWRVTETYKAAFDVDNYENFVRVQTDAAVRKLASMYPYDNFADEGHEEDITLRSSVNEVSEALEKELEERLAIAGIEVLEARIGYLAYAQEIASAMLKRQQATAIVAARHKIVQGAVDMVDMALEELSKKEIIELDEERKAAMVSNLLVILCGDKEASPVVNAGTLNH from the coding sequence ATGAAAGCAGAAAAAATTATCAAACCAGCAAACGGGTATGTAATGTTTTTTATCGTACTTATTCTTTTTATTGGCGGTATCGCACTTGCCATAAACACTGAAAACCCTATCTTCATTCTCATTACGATCATCGCTTTTATCTTATCCTTAGGTTTTATTTTGGTGAACCCTAATTCTTCTAAAGTGTTGTTATTCTTCGGAAAATATGTCGGTACCGTTAAGCAAAACGGTTTGTTTTGGGCGAATCCTTTATACAAAAAGAAAACTATTTCTTTAAGAGCTAGTAATTTTGATAGCGAGCGTTTGAAAGTGAACGATAAGCTCGGAAACCCTGTAATGATTTCTACTATTTTGGTATGGAGGGTTACCGAAACCTACAAAGCTGCTTTCGATGTAGATAACTATGAGAATTTTGTTCGCGTACAAACAGATGCTGCTGTACGTAAACTAGCAAGCATGTATCCGTATGACAATTTTGCGGACGAAGGGCATGAGGAGGATATTACCCTACGCTCAAGTGTAAATGAAGTAAGCGAGGCTTTAGAAAAAGAATTAGAAGAACGCTTGGCTATTGCAGGTATCGAGGTGTTAGAAGCTCGCATTGGGTATTTAGCCTATGCGCAAGAAATTGCCAGCGCTATGTTAAAACGCCAGCAAGCTACCGCTATTGTTGCTGCTCGACATAAAATTGTACAGGGTGCTGTTGATATGGTAGATATGGCTTTAGAAGAATTGAGTAAAAAAGAAATTATAGAACTCGACGAAGAACGCAAAGCAGCCATGGTTAGTAACTTATTAGTTATTTTATGTGGAGACAAAGAAGCTTCACCTGTAGTAAATGCTGGGACTTTGAATCATTAA
- a CDS encoding DUF4177 domain-containing protein, with product MKEYKIIHRKFSWSNGRQKFEDEINNYAKQGWHVASTYHVSDGNIELILERDKNR from the coding sequence ATGAAAGAATATAAGATTATACATAGAAAATTTAGTTGGTCTAACGGAAGACAAAAATTTGAAGATGAAATTAACAATTATGCAAAACAAGGCTGGCATGTAGCGAGTACCTACCATGTGAGTGACGGCAATATTGAACTTATTTTAGAAAGAGATAAAAACCGATAA